A window of the Acetobacteraceae bacterium genome harbors these coding sequences:
- the murJ gene encoding murein biosynthesis integral membrane protein MurJ, which yields MLKNLFTVGSWTMVSRILGLIRDQLLAILLGAGSAQDAYQIALRLPNMFRRFFGEGAFNAAFIPLFTTEWEKHGQKQAMNFASEAFSTLLAFLIIITLLAELMMPLLVTVVAPGFLEGDGSRFNLAVQFSRITMPYMTLICSAALVAGILNSREKYAAASIAYVSFNVIGILSIILGAILANLYLPSNDLLQKEILTVKVGAWGILLSGFVQLMALFWACKKAGLTLTKQLPSFSARIKRLLKRILPSLIGSGVTQLNLTIDTIIATLLPTGSVSWLYFADRLTQLPLGILGAALGTTLLPTFSKSVANKQTDELIDHLSKAINLACYFILPMTIGIIAIAPLLIAGLFGYGHFQTFDIIQTSKVLRVYAIGLPAFVLLKALAPVFFAQGDTSTPVKVGFIAIIINLAASILLYKQIGLLAPAIASDLAAYFNLFLLSFILYKKKILNPYSLLRKQSKIFFLATTMGLMAFEAIHFANNAFLNWSFLLKISLLMLIILMSAIFYLGFSWKFSLFPEDILKLIRRKSPSRS from the coding sequence GTGCTTAAAAATCTTTTCACAGTTGGCAGCTGGACAATGGTTTCTCGAATTCTTGGCCTAATTCGAGATCAACTTTTAGCTATTCTTTTAGGCGCAGGTAGCGCACAAGACGCATATCAAATTGCTTTACGTCTCCCAAACATGTTTCGAAGGTTTTTTGGAGAAGGCGCCTTTAACGCAGCCTTCATCCCTCTATTTACAACAGAATGGGAAAAACACGGTCAAAAACAGGCCATGAATTTTGCAAGTGAGGCCTTTTCAACCCTGTTAGCCTTTTTGATTATCATTACGCTCCTTGCAGAACTGATGATGCCCTTGCTTGTTACTGTTGTCGCACCAGGATTTCTAGAAGGTGACGGCTCTCGTTTCAATTTAGCTGTTCAGTTTTCTCGCATTACGATGCCATATATGACGCTTATATGCTCAGCAGCACTCGTTGCTGGCATTCTCAACTCTAGAGAAAAATATGCAGCGGCTTCTATTGCTTATGTAAGTTTCAATGTCATTGGGATTCTATCGATTATTCTTGGTGCCATACTTGCAAATCTATACCTCCCTTCTAACGATCTTCTTCAAAAAGAAATCTTGACTGTAAAGGTAGGGGCATGGGGAATTTTACTCTCTGGCTTTGTTCAGCTTATGGCGCTTTTTTGGGCCTGTAAAAAAGCTGGACTAACTCTAACAAAACAACTTCCCTCCTTTTCTGCTCGGATTAAACGCTTATTAAAACGTATCCTACCAAGCTTAATAGGGTCAGGTGTTACACAGTTAAATCTCACCATTGACACAATTATCGCTACACTTCTTCCAACGGGATCTGTATCTTGGCTTTATTTTGCAGATCGCCTGACACAACTCCCTCTTGGAATATTAGGGGCTGCTCTTGGTACAACACTTCTTCCAACATTTTCAAAATCTGTAGCAAATAAACAAACAGATGAACTGATTGATCATCTTTCTAAAGCCATAAACTTGGCCTGTTATTTTATTTTACCAATGACCATTGGGATTATTGCGATTGCACCATTACTCATTGCAGGTCTCTTTGGTTACGGACATTTTCAAACTTTTGATATCATTCAAACCTCAAAAGTGCTGCGTGTCTATGCGATTGGCCTACCTGCATTTGTCCTCCTGAAAGCGTTGGCACCTGTCTTTTTTGCACAAGGCGACACATCAACCCCTGTAAAAGTCGGTTTTATTGCTATCATTATTAATCTTGCAGCTTCTATCCTTTTATATAAACAAATAGGGCTTCTCGCTCCTGCAATTGCAAGTGACTTAGCTGCTTATTTCAATTTATTTCTTCTAAGTTTTATTCTCTACAAGAAAAAAATACTAAATCCATACTCTCTCCTAAGAAAACAATCTAAAATTTTCTTTTTGGCAACAACTATGGGCTTAATGGCTTTTGAAGCTATTCATTTTGCCAATAATGCATTTTTAAACTGGAGTTTTTTATTAAAAATAAGCCTTTTGATGCTCATTATCTTAATGTCAGCTATTTTCTACTTAGGTTTTTCTTGGAAATTTTCACTTTTTCCAGAAGATATTCTTAAATTAATAAGACGAAAATCTCCCTCTCGCAGTTAA
- a CDS encoding NAD(P)H-dependent glycerol-3-phosphate dehydrogenase, translated as MTEKSISSLHIIGSGAWGSALATAYSRFSPFRVNLWSRKLLKKEEPFPRLPSCLPPEKLSLKLGIPTKEDISFGDIVLLAIPTQALRRVCEKLPKEKCTESILITCCKGLERHTNLMPLDIVSEILPNTTKMVLAGPNFAKEISENLPAAATLAGNNINLVKKISHKLSLPSFSIHPCQDTISIQILCAAKNVLAVGVGALMGAKMGENARAAFILYFLQELRLLITHLSGKEDTIFTFGGLGDLFLTATSSASRNYSLGEYLGQHKSYPPDAGTDKVAVTEGALTAPVLLELAQSFGIQVPIIESINQMLNKPSTIEQHIRAVFAR; from the coding sequence ATGACAGAAAAATCCATTTCCTCTTTACACATCATAGGATCAGGTGCTTGGGGAAGCGCTCTCGCAACAGCCTATAGCCGTTTTTCGCCCTTTAGGGTAAACTTATGGTCAAGAAAATTACTTAAAAAGGAAGAGCCTTTTCCTCGCCTTCCAAGCTGCTTACCTCCTGAAAAATTATCTCTCAAACTGGGGATACCAACAAAAGAAGATATTTCTTTTGGAGATATTGTCTTACTTGCAATACCAACCCAAGCCCTTAGGCGTGTTTGTGAAAAACTTCCAAAAGAGAAATGTACAGAATCTATTCTAATCACATGCTGTAAAGGGCTTGAACGACATACTAATTTAATGCCGCTAGATATTGTTTCTGAAATTTTGCCCAATACTACAAAAATGGTACTAGCTGGTCCAAATTTTGCAAAAGAAATTTCTGAGAACTTACCTGCTGCTGCAACACTTGCTGGGAATAATATCAACCTTGTAAAAAAAATTTCTCACAAATTATCCCTTCCGTCTTTTTCTATACACCCGTGCCAGGACACTATTTCTATTCAGATACTATGCGCTGCCAAAAATGTTCTAGCTGTTGGGGTTGGTGCGCTCATGGGAGCGAAAATGGGAGAAAACGCACGTGCTGCTTTCATTCTATATTTTTTACAAGAATTACGCCTTCTCATAACACATCTTTCAGGAAAGGAAGATACCATTTTCACCTTTGGCGGTTTAGGGGATCTTTTTCTGACAGCTACAAGCTCAGCCTCAAGAAACTATAGTCTTGGAGAGTATTTAGGCCAGCACAAATCCTACCCTCCTGACGCAGGAACGGATAAAGTTGCCGTAACAGAAGGTGCTTTAACGGCGCCCGTCCTTTTAGAGCTAGCCCAATCATTTGGCATTCAAGTTCCTATTATAGAATCTATTAATCAAATGCTAAACAAACCATCAACCATAGAACAGCATATTCGTGCCGTTTTTGCTCGTTGA
- the tsaD gene encoding tRNA (adenosine(37)-N6)-threonylcarbamoyltransferase complex transferase subunit TsaD — MRTPFSTYNSTSMILALESSCDDTACAIMDINGNLLSHSKKTQIEHFTLGGVVPEVAARAHLSAFDTLIEKSLLDANVTLNEISRIAATIGPGLIGGLLTANGMGRGISIATRKNFVGINHIEAHILSPLFSLTEGEKQDLLNKKKNIFPFLALLFSGGHCQCVLAEGISKYTTLGGTIDDSIGEAFDKVAKMLGLGWPGGPKIEQIAHFGNSEAFNLPRPLKGRDGCDFSFSGLKTAVRKLLEPYKNNAVPLAFAADLAASFQKAVLDVVVDRTNNAIKIAQSKAPLKLIAVGGGVACNTFIRDILKTISSEHKIRFLAAEKSLCPDNATMVAWTALLRNKWGEKQSPFQHIPRPRWPLKEMEIL, encoded by the coding sequence ATGCGAACACCATTTTCCACTTACAATTCGACTTCTATGATCCTTGCGCTTGAATCTTCTTGTGACGATACTGCTTGCGCTATTATGGATATAAACGGAAATCTCCTTTCTCATTCAAAAAAAACACAAATAGAGCACTTTACTTTAGGTGGCGTTGTTCCTGAAGTTGCAGCACGGGCGCACCTGTCAGCTTTCGATACTCTGATTGAAAAATCTCTTCTTGATGCAAATGTAACCTTGAATGAGATTTCTCGCATTGCGGCAACAATCGGTCCTGGGCTTATTGGAGGGCTCTTAACAGCAAATGGAATGGGCCGTGGTATAAGCATCGCAACGCGAAAAAATTTTGTTGGCATTAATCATATAGAAGCACATATTTTATCTCCTCTCTTCAGCCTAACAGAAGGTGAAAAACAAGATCTCTTAAATAAGAAAAAAAATATTTTCCCTTTTCTTGCCTTACTTTTTTCTGGAGGACATTGCCAGTGCGTGTTGGCAGAAGGAATTTCTAAGTACACAACCTTAGGTGGCACAATTGACGACTCAATAGGAGAGGCGTTTGATAAAGTCGCAAAAATGCTGGGCTTAGGATGGCCCGGCGGACCAAAAATTGAACAAATAGCGCATTTTGGAAATTCTGAGGCCTTTAACCTACCTCGTCCGTTAAAAGGAAGAGACGGATGTGATTTTTCTTTTTCTGGTTTAAAAACAGCGGTAAGAAAATTATTAGAGCCTTATAAAAATAACGCTGTACCACTCGCTTTTGCGGCAGACCTTGCTGCATCATTTCAAAAAGCAGTCCTTGATGTCGTCGTGGATCGAACCAACAACGCCATAAAAATTGCCCAAAGCAAAGCTCCCTTGAAACTAATCGCTGTCGGTGGAGGCGTCGCCTGCAATACATTTATTAGGGATATTTTAAAAACAATATCATCGGAACACAAAATACGTTTTTTGGCTGCGGAAAAATCACTTTGTCCTGACAATGCAACCATGGTGGCATGGACTGCCCTCCTTCGAAACAAATGGGGAGAAAAACAATCCCCTTTCCAACATATTCCACGCCCAAGATGGCCTCTCAAAGAGATGGAAATTCTCTAA
- a CDS encoding uroporphyrinogen-III synthase, whose protein sequence is MKIVVTRPEPGLSETVDRLLLLNKTPVCSPLLAVEYEPVLPPMLGSSILVTSMHALPALMAQDRNTNILSVGEKTAQKARDLGFLRVFSANGTALDLAELFLKMNFSRENAWLAVGAGNDGRLYGELLDQRLGIQRIKAYQIRWCQSFSKNVLELLKSNEIKQFLFYSSETARAFLSLLEKERRSSKGAISLHRLEIFCLSKAIARVFFSSKYAQEWKCVQDNFLDIFLAKDA, encoded by the coding sequence ATGAAGATTGTTGTGACACGTCCAGAGCCGGGTCTTTCAGAAACAGTTGATAGGCTTTTGCTCCTCAATAAGACCCCAGTGTGCTCTCCCTTGCTTGCTGTGGAGTATGAGCCCGTACTGCCGCCTATGTTAGGGAGTTCTATTTTAGTTACAAGCATGCATGCTTTGCCTGCTTTAATGGCTCAGGATAGAAATACAAATATCTTATCCGTAGGAGAAAAAACAGCACAAAAAGCAAGAGACTTAGGGTTTTTAAGGGTGTTTTCGGCCAATGGTACGGCTTTAGATTTGGCTGAGTTATTTTTAAAAATGAACTTTTCGAGGGAAAATGCTTGGCTTGCCGTAGGAGCTGGAAATGACGGTCGTTTGTATGGGGAACTTCTAGACCAAAGATTAGGTATTCAAAGGATTAAGGCTTATCAGATAAGATGGTGCCAATCTTTTTCTAAAAATGTTTTGGAGCTTTTAAAGTCAAATGAAATAAAACAATTTTTGTTTTACTCATCTGAAACAGCAAGAGCTTTTTTAAGTTTACTTGAAAAAGAGAGACGCTCGTCCAAGGGGGCTATCTCCTTGCATCGACTAGAGATTTTCTGTTTGTCTAAGGCTATTGCTCGGGTGTTCTTTTCAAGCAAATATGCTCAGGAATGGAAGTGCGTTCAAGATAATTTTTTAGACATTTTTCTTGCGAAGGATGCTTGA
- the secB gene encoding protein-export chaperone SecB gives MTNQTAETQKTALPPQLIHQYVKDLSFEVPHGAGIFMALRSAPQVNINIDVQANQLQQNESNNEKPLFEVILSIKADATETVSEEEKQKKGRAVFIAELAYAGVVTLNDNNLPQEALESFLLVEVPRFLFPYARAIISDVTREGGFPPVVLHPVDFMSLWQAKRAQNFPEPAGEA, from the coding sequence GTGACAAACCAAACTGCAGAAACACAAAAAACCGCCCTTCCACCACAACTCATCCACCAATATGTAAAGGATCTCTCCTTCGAAGTTCCACATGGTGCTGGGATCTTTATGGCTTTACGATCAGCCCCTCAAGTCAATATCAACATTGATGTTCAAGCGAACCAACTCCAACAAAATGAGTCAAATAACGAAAAGCCTCTTTTCGAAGTCATCCTCTCTATAAAAGCTGATGCAACAGAAACTGTTTCTGAAGAAGAAAAACAAAAAAAAGGCCGAGCTGTTTTTATTGCTGAACTAGCATACGCAGGGGTTGTAACCCTAAATGACAACAACTTACCTCAAGAGGCACTAGAATCTTTCTTATTAGTTGAAGTTCCTCGCTTCTTATTCCCATACGCCCGAGCAATCATCTCAGATGTAACACGAGAAGGCGGTTTCCCTCCTGTCGTATTGCATCCTGTTGATTTTATGTCTCTCTGGCAGGCAAAGCGCGCTCAAAATTTTCCTGAACCTGCTGGCGAAGCCTAA
- a CDS encoding iron ABC transporter substrate-binding protein, which produces MCGWKKSIYKKVSLGAFFVGLALSFQLAPTFSFAKTVTDILGKKVEIPDSPQRIILGSGRLIYALEPLEGEHLFDRIVGWQGEFKQADTQTYTKIKKKFPQIDKVSVIGKTTADSVNPEKVLELNPDLVILSITGHGPGPNDPLTLRLQKAHVPIIFVDFRQDPVANTVPSMTLLGEALGRQKEAKAFTDFYQNRLDIVENRLKDLPESKRPSVFLYMLAGARPCCHTAGNGNMGHFVQTAGGKNIANAILPGLFGELSIEQVIASNTDYMILDGTRGPLAEGPGLRMGALVDKKDARSSLQDLSKSSALTELNATKNKHVYGIWHSYYDNPFNILAIEAMAKWLHPDLFNDLDPEADLEKVGKEFTPADVGGTYWTSLADPVFENSDDASAKS; this is translated from the coding sequence ATGTGTGGATGGAAAAAGAGTATTTATAAAAAAGTTTCCTTAGGAGCTTTTTTTGTTGGGCTTGCACTTTCTTTTCAGTTAGCTCCAACCTTCTCATTTGCCAAAACGGTTACGGATATTTTAGGAAAAAAAGTTGAGATTCCAGATTCTCCCCAACGTATTATTCTAGGGTCTGGACGTCTTATTTATGCGTTAGAGCCATTGGAAGGTGAGCATCTTTTTGATAGAATTGTGGGCTGGCAAGGCGAATTTAAGCAAGCTGATACACAGACTTATACAAAAATTAAGAAAAAGTTTCCCCAAATAGATAAAGTTTCTGTTATTGGGAAAACCACGGCAGACAGTGTTAATCCCGAAAAAGTTTTGGAGCTGAATCCAGATCTTGTGATTCTGAGTATTACAGGCCATGGACCAGGCCCAAATGATCCCTTGACCCTGCGTCTTCAAAAAGCGCATGTTCCTATCATTTTTGTCGATTTTCGTCAGGACCCCGTAGCGAATACCGTGCCAAGCATGACTCTTCTAGGAGAGGCTTTAGGTAGACAGAAAGAAGCCAAGGCGTTTACAGATTTTTATCAAAATCGTTTAGATATTGTTGAGAATAGGTTGAAAGATTTACCTGAGAGTAAACGCCCCAGCGTTTTTCTTTATATGTTAGCTGGTGCAAGGCCATGTTGCCATACAGCGGGTAATGGGAATATGGGGCATTTTGTTCAAACAGCTGGCGGCAAGAATATTGCTAACGCAATTCTTCCAGGATTATTTGGAGAGCTATCTATTGAGCAAGTGATTGCGTCTAATACTGATTATATGATTCTGGACGGGACTAGAGGGCCTCTTGCTGAAGGTCCAGGGTTAAGAATGGGAGCGCTCGTGGATAAAAAAGACGCTCGTTCGTCTCTTCAGGATTTATCAAAATCTTCTGCTTTAACCGAACTCAATGCCACAAAGAATAAACATGTTTATGGTATTTGGCACAGCTATTATGATAACCCATTCAATATTTTGGCGATTGAAGCTATGGCCAAATGGTTGCACCCCGATTTATTTAACGATTTAGATCCAGAGGCCGATTTAGAAAAAGTAGGAAAAGAGTTTACGCCTGCGGATGTTGGTGGAACTTATTGGACGAGTTTGGCGGATCCTGTTTTTGAAAATAGTGATGACGCTTCAGCAAAATCTTAA
- a CDS encoding iron ABC transporter permease, which translates to MSSRGVPAYFDHLQKRRKLILLFLSIIILCSLLLDFSLGPSALSVRQLFFALFHRAEAGMQGIIVWDIRLPYALMAVIVGLALGNSGGEMQTLLDNPLASPFTLGVSAASAFGASLAIVLHLSIPGVPWKWTIPVEAFVCALGSVFLLELVSRLRQHSTSLVVLFGIALVFSFQALVSLMQFVADEDALQELVFWTMGSLTRSDWAQVCILGGCCAIILPLSWLSSASLTAMRLGEERAASYGVDVKRVRMMGLLRVSVLASLAVSFVGTIGFIGLVAPHIARKLLGEDHRFYLPGSALCGAVIMSLSSIAAKNLVPGVVIPVGIVTALVGIPFFLGTILKGVKE; encoded by the coding sequence ATGTCAAGCAGGGGAGTTCCGGCGTATTTTGATCACTTACAAAAACGCAGAAAACTGATACTTTTATTTCTGTCTATTATTATCCTTTGCTCGTTACTCCTAGACTTCTCACTAGGTCCTTCAGCTTTAAGCGTAAGGCAATTGTTTTTTGCCCTTTTCCATAGAGCTGAAGCTGGAATGCAAGGCATTATTGTTTGGGATATTCGTTTACCTTATGCATTAATGGCAGTGATAGTTGGTTTAGCGCTTGGCAATTCAGGCGGAGAAATGCAAACTTTGCTAGATAATCCTTTAGCAAGTCCTTTTACATTAGGAGTTTCCGCTGCGTCTGCTTTTGGGGCATCTTTAGCGATTGTTTTGCATTTATCTATTCCTGGTGTGCCTTGGAAGTGGACGATTCCTGTTGAAGCTTTTGTTTGTGCTTTGGGGTCTGTTTTTTTATTAGAACTGGTTTCTCGCTTACGGCAGCATTCAACATCGCTTGTCGTGCTCTTTGGGATTGCACTTGTTTTCTCTTTTCAGGCTCTTGTCTCTTTGATGCAATTTGTTGCTGATGAAGATGCTTTGCAAGAATTAGTTTTTTGGACGATGGGAAGTTTGACACGTTCCGATTGGGCGCAAGTGTGTATTTTGGGCGGGTGTTGTGCGATTATATTGCCTTTGTCATGGCTTTCTTCAGCATCTTTAACCGCAATGCGTTTGGGGGAGGAAAGAGCGGCCTCTTACGGCGTTGACGTTAAGCGTGTCAGAATGATGGGTTTGCTTAGAGTAAGCGTTTTGGCGTCGTTAGCTGTTTCTTTTGTTGGGACAATTGGTTTTATTGGATTGGTTGCGCCGCACATAGCGCGAAAACTTTTAGGAGAAGATCATCGTTTTTATCTTCCTGGATCGGCGTTGTGTGGTGCGGTCATTATGTCTTTGTCATCAATTGCAGCAAAAAATTTAGTACCAGGAGTTGTTATTCCTGTCGGAATTGTCACGGCATTAGTTGGTATTCCTTTCTTTTTGGGAACAATCTTAAAAGGCGTTAAGGAATGA
- a CDS encoding ABC transporter ATP-binding protein: MKKNFETRNLDVRISSKKLLSSINISSLNGGSVIALLGPNGAGKSTLLRTIAGLLKPSSGEIFLNQKNIIHFSMVDRAKKAIYCPQILPPPVRLQVLEALMVAVQAGSRGYSRDTAIEESLKILKRLSIEELAGRYLDELSGGQRQLVGIAQTLIRKTEVLLLDEPLSALDMRHQIHVMDLIKSETKQRSLITFLVVHDLNIALRYADEAIYLKKGKILAQGRLEEVTTPDVLAQAYGIKGRLGHDSFGCTQLEIEGLC, encoded by the coding sequence ATGAAGAAAAACTTTGAAACGAGAAATCTTGATGTAAGAATTTCTTCAAAAAAACTTCTATCTTCTATCAATATTTCATCTCTTAATGGTGGTTCTGTTATCGCATTGTTAGGGCCAAATGGCGCAGGGAAGTCAACTTTGTTGCGCACAATCGCAGGCCTTCTAAAGCCTTCGTCTGGTGAGATTTTCCTAAATCAAAAAAATATTATTCATTTTTCAATGGTTGATCGGGCAAAAAAGGCAATTTATTGTCCTCAAATTCTGCCGCCTCCTGTTCGTTTACAAGTTCTTGAAGCTTTGATGGTGGCAGTGCAAGCTGGTAGTCGAGGTTATTCTCGAGATACAGCGATTGAAGAAAGTTTGAAAATTTTAAAGCGTCTTTCAATTGAGGAGTTGGCGGGCCGCTATTTAGATGAATTGTCAGGTGGGCAACGTCAACTCGTTGGAATTGCTCAAACGCTTATTCGAAAGACAGAAGTTCTTTTATTAGATGAGCCTTTGAGTGCTTTGGATATGCGTCATCAAATTCATGTTATGGATTTGATAAAGTCTGAAACAAAGCAACGGTCTCTTATAACGTTTTTAGTGGTTCACGACCTGAATATTGCTTTACGTTACGCTGATGAGGCAATTTACCTTAAAAAAGGAAAGATCCTTGCCCAGGGAAGATTAGAGGAAGTAACGACACCAGATGTATTAGCTCAGGCCTATGGAATAAAAGGACGCTTGGGACATGATAGTTTTGGTTGTACCCAGCTTGAGATTGAGGGATTGTGTTAA
- a CDS encoding co-chaperone GroES, with protein sequence MTNFRPLHDRVVVRRLDAEGKTRGGIIIPETAKEKPMEGVVLAVGPGARDAQGNLIPLDVKKDDRVLFGKWSGTEVSVNGEELVIMKESDIMGILG encoded by the coding sequence ATGACAAACTTTCGTCCTCTTCATGATAGGGTTGTGGTTCGTCGCTTAGACGCAGAAGGAAAGACCAGAGGTGGAATTATTATTCCAGAAACAGCCAAGGAGAAGCCTATGGAGGGTGTTGTCCTTGCAGTTGGACCGGGTGCTCGCGATGCTCAGGGGAATCTTATCCCTCTTGACGTTAAAAAAGATGATCGTGTTCTCTTCGGTAAATGGTCCGGCACAGAGGTTTCTGTGAATGGTGAAGAGCTCGTGATCATGAAAGAAAGCGATATTATGGGAATTCTGGGTTAA
- the groL gene encoding chaperonin GroEL, translating into MAAKDVKFGADARQRMLRGVDTLANAVKVTLGPKGRNVVLEKSFGAPRITKDGVSVAKEIELADKFENMGAQLIREVASKTNDIAGDGTTTSTVLAQAIIRAGAKSVAAGMNPMDLKRGIDIAVSTIVEELKKNSSKISGTAEIAQVGTISANGEKEIGEMIAKAMEKVGTEGVITVEEAKGLHTELDVVEGMQFDRGYISPYFVTNSEKMTADLDNPYILIYEKKLSSLQPVLPLLESVVQSGRPLLIIAEDVDGEALATLVVNKLRGGLKVAAVKAPGFGDRRKAMLEDIAVLTKGQVISEDLGIKLENVKLDMLGTAKKIHIDKENTTIVEGAGEESEIKTRTAQIRQQIGDTTSDYDREKLQERLAKLSGGVAVIRVGGSTETEVKERKDRVDDALHATRAAVEEGIVPGGGAALARASVVLSSLKLSNEDQQAGVEIVRRAVQVPLRQIAENAGEDGAVVASKVLENDSYSFGFDAQNGEYKDLVAEGIIDPTKVVRAALQDAASVGGLLVTTEAMVADLPEKKADMSAAPDMSGMGGMGGMGF; encoded by the coding sequence ATGGCAGCTAAAGATGTAAAGTTTGGCGCAGATGCGCGTCAGCGTATGTTGCGTGGTGTGGATACACTTGCGAATGCAGTAAAGGTAACTTTAGGACCAAAAGGTCGTAATGTTGTTCTCGAAAAGAGTTTTGGAGCGCCAAGGATTACGAAAGACGGTGTTTCTGTTGCGAAGGAAATCGAACTTGCAGATAAGTTTGAGAATATGGGAGCGCAGCTTATTCGTGAAGTCGCTTCAAAAACGAATGACATTGCGGGCGACGGGACGACAACATCAACCGTTCTAGCACAAGCAATTATTCGTGCTGGCGCAAAAAGTGTTGCTGCTGGTATGAATCCGATGGATCTCAAGCGTGGTATTGATATTGCCGTTTCTACAATCGTTGAAGAGTTAAAGAAAAACAGCAGTAAAATTTCTGGTACAGCAGAGATTGCTCAGGTCGGTACGATTTCAGCGAATGGTGAAAAAGAAATTGGCGAAATGATCGCTAAAGCCATGGAAAAAGTTGGTACAGAGGGCGTTATTACTGTCGAGGAAGCCAAAGGACTTCATACTGAGTTGGATGTCGTTGAAGGTATGCAGTTCGATCGTGGATATATCTCACCATATTTTGTTACGAATAGTGAGAAAATGACAGCGGATTTAGATAATCCTTATATCCTTATTTATGAGAAAAAACTTTCTTCCTTGCAACCAGTTTTGCCACTTTTAGAAAGTGTTGTTCAGTCTGGTCGTCCGCTTTTAATCATTGCAGAAGATGTTGATGGTGAAGCCTTAGCAACGTTAGTTGTTAATAAACTTCGTGGTGGCTTAAAAGTTGCTGCAGTTAAGGCTCCAGGTTTCGGAGATCGCCGTAAAGCGATGCTTGAAGATATTGCTGTTTTGACAAAAGGTCAGGTGATTTCTGAAGATCTCGGTATTAAGCTTGAAAATGTGAAATTGGATATGCTTGGAACAGCTAAAAAGATTCACATTGATAAGGAAAATACGACAATTGTTGAAGGTGCGGGTGAAGAATCTGAAATTAAAACACGCACAGCACAGATTCGTCAGCAGATCGGAGATACAACATCTGATTATGACCGTGAAAAGCTTCAGGAACGTTTAGCAAAACTTTCTGGTGGTGTCGCTGTTATCCGTGTTGGCGGAAGCACAGAAACTGAGGTGAAAGAGCGTAAAGACCGTGTTGATGATGCCCTTCATGCAACGAGAGCAGCAGTTGAAGAAGGTATCGTACCAGGTGGTGGTGCTGCATTAGCGCGTGCAAGTGTTGTTCTTTCCTCTTTAAAACTCTCTAATGAAGATCAGCAAGCTGGTGTAGAAATCGTTCGTCGTGCGGTTCAGGTTCCTTTGCGTCAGATCGCAGAAAATGCAGGCGAAGATGGAGCTGTTGTCGCTTCTAAAGTGTTGGAAAATGATAGCTATAGCTTCGGTTTTGATGCTCAGAATGGTGAGTATAAAGACCTTGTCGCTGAAGGTATTATTGACCCTACGAAAGTTGTTCGTGCAGCACTTCAGGATGCGGCATCTGTTGGTGGTTTACTTGTCACAACAGAAGCAATGGTTGCAGATCTTCCTGAGAAAAAAGCAGACATGTCAGCTGCGCCAGATATGAGTGGTATGGGCGGCATGGGCGGAATGGGTTTCTAA